In Arctopsyche grandis isolate Sample6627 chromosome 13, ASM5162203v2, whole genome shotgun sequence, one DNA window encodes the following:
- the Sps1 gene encoding inactive selenide, water dikinase — MAEYQTVGGGALGVAQLEMSANPNALALRRPFDPLAHDLESSFRLTRFADLKGRGCKVPQEVLAKLVESLQQDYSSQEHEHAHFMHMAIPRIGIGLDCSVTPLRHGGLCLVQTTDFFYPLVDDPYMMGKIACANVLSDLYAMGVTECDNMLMLLGVSTKMTEKERDVVIPLIMRGFKDSALEAGTSVTGGQTVVNPWCTIGGVASTVCQPNEYIVPDNAVMGDVLVLTKPLGTQVAVNAHQWLDQPERWNRIKLVVSEEDVRKAYHRAMDSMSRLNRIASRLMHKYNAHGSTDITGFGLLGHAQNLASHQKNEVSFVIHNLPVIAKMAAVAKACGNMFQLLQGHSAETSGGLLICLPREQAAAYCKDIEKQEGYQAWIIGIVEKGNRTARIIDKPRVIEVPAKD, encoded by the coding sequence ATGGCGGAGTACCAGACCGtggggggcggagccctaggagTAGCGCAGCTCGAGATGTCGGCGAACCCCAACGCCCTCGCGCTCAGGCGCCCCTTCGACCCGTTGGCGCACGACCTGGAGTCCAGCTTCCGCCTGACGCGTTTCGCCGATCTGAAGGGGCGGGGCTGCAAGGTCCCCCAGGAAGTCCTCGCCAAGCTGGTCGAATCGTTACAACAGGACTACTCATCTCAAGAACATGAACACGCTCACTTCATGCACATGGCCATTCCGCGCATCGGAATCGGTCTGGATTGTTCCGTGACGCCTCTCAGACACGGCGGACTATGCTTGGTACAAACCACTGACTTCTTCTACCCGCTCGTTGACGACCCCTACATGATGGGCAAAATCGCATGCGCCAATGTCCTCAGCGACCTGTACGCGATGGGCGTCACCGAATGCGACAACATGCTCATGCTGCTCGGCGTCTCCACCAAAATGACCGAGAAGGAACGAGACGTGGTCATCCCACTCATAATGCGCGGATTCAAAGACTCGGCTCTGGAAGCCGGAACCTCCGTCACCGGCGGACAGACCGTAGTCAATCCCTGGTGCACCATCGGAGGAGTGGCATCCACAGTCTGTCAGCCGAATGAATACATTGTCCCGGACAACGCCGTAATGGGAGACGTCTTGGTCCTGACGAAACCGCTGGGAACTCAGGTCGCCGTAAACGCTCATCAATGGCTCGACCAACCCGAACGTTGGAATCGTATCAAACTGGTAGTGTCCGAAGAGGACGTACGCAAGGCTTACCACCGGGCTATGGATTCGATGAGCCGCTTGAACCGGATCGCGAGTCGTCTCATGCATAAGTATAACGCTCACGGATCTACAGACATTACCGGATTTGGTCTGCTCGGCCACGCTCAGAATCTCGCCTCGCATCAGAAGAACGAAGTCTCGTTCGTCATTCACAACTTGCCCGTCATCGCTAAGATGGCTGCTGTGGCCAAGGCTTGCGGGAATATGTTCCAACTGTTGCAGGGTCACTCGGCGGAGACTTCCGGAGGACTTTTGATCTGCTTGCCGCGTGAGCAAGCCGCCGCTTATTGCAAGGATATTGAGAAACAGGAAGGTTACCAGGCGTGGATCATCGGAATCGTCGAGAAGGGCAATCGCACGGCTCGTATCATCGACAAGCCCAGAGTCATCGAAGTTCCTGCTAAGGATTAA
- the LOC143921444 gene encoding uncharacterized protein LOC143921444, translated as MAYKIKTLQDHLKVPSIRIVSGVFAHHCLSISESSFVLEPCELEAILTDIYFAAQKESAHDGDVDLASEISLSFLLNVYDSNRSSSISVQSAKIALAVLSDDSNGDKWKFLFAMMADHNGCISPRRLTNLLIQIGLLAEYVGEKINFGSHLVQGEVDKCFAKTPGMLGLSEHGLFEWLDNASPNLLMWMDVRVRLQSSVKTDVDGQTFWKCGICEIRNPTGLKFKCTRCWGMLICEKCYLYNEMKPIDANSVHKHKKSHIVKEIVNSEGMPSKRVIGFVKNMKRALNCPFYCRRAHNVSHSIHYPLQTKDVQCDSALNEKQANFENRIPKVYTSTVGKANGNNINDPKHVLQDIIGQLENQNKALRSLSGLLNDMHNVNSMDRRIQNKVDNHWGQIATQINRLKMFKENILPVYQNKLSELESNLANENQSLNKSLIIDNGQMRVFEAFSPIPVMQKECINETTIMEHKKLKKICSSSNGNRNLDSISNVSMSDISTWFGNDVESEKSNVKDVNVKIANKQTYPMGPSTSEDKFNADIESVTTSNNKMKELNADLDSVLDRLQTILANNFALDEACFDNAQLQETANEMEGLLGTLIRGVEQRRTIKGDKI; from the exons AtggcatataaaataaaaactttgcaAGATCATCTGAAAG tACCTTCCATTCGAATCGTATCGGGAGTTTTTGCACATCATTGCCTCAGCATATCGGAAAGCAGCTTCGTCCTCGAGCCGTGCGAACTAGAAGCCATTTTAACCGATATATATTTCGCCGCTCAGAAAGAGAGTGCACATGACGGCGATGTCGATTTGGCCTCGGAAATTAGCTTAAGTTTTCTCTTAAATGTATACGACAG taATCGCTCCTCTTCGATCAGCGTACAATCTGCTAAAATTGCTTTAGCCGTGCTGAGTGATGACTCCAACGGAGACAAATGGAAGTTTTTATTCGCAATGATGGCAGATCACAACGGTTGTATCAGTCCTAGAAGGTTGACCAATTTACTCATTCAAATCGGACTCTTAGCCGAGTATGTCGGCGAAAAAATCAATTTCGGTTCACATCTTGTTCAGGGGGAGGTCGACAAGTGTTTCGCCAAA ACACCTGGAATGCTCGGCTTATCGGAACATGGACTTTTCGAATGGTTAGATAACGCTTCGCCGAATCTGCTTATGTGGATGGATGTTCGAGTGCGATTACAATCGTCGGTGAAGACTGACGTCGATGGGCAGACATTTTGGAAGTGTGGAATATGTGAAATTCGAAATCCAACG GGATTGAAGTTTAAATGCACCAGATGTTGGGGTATGTTGATATGCGAAAAGTGTTATTTGTATAATGAGATGAAACCTATCGATGCAAATTCGGTGCACAAGCATAAAAAGTCGCACATTGTTAAAGAAATCGTCAATTCAGAG gGTATGCCATCCAAGCGTGTTATCGGATTTGTTAAAAATATGAAGAGAGCTTTGAATTGTCCGTTTTATTGTAGAAGAGCTCATAATGTGTCACACAGTATTCATTATCCATTGCAAACGAAAGACGTTCAATGCGATTCGGCATTGAACGAAAAGCaagcaaattttgaaaatagaaTACCCAAAGTTTATACATCGACCGTTGGAAAAGCTAATGGAAATAATATCAACGACCCGAAGCACGTTTTGCAGGATATTATAGGTCAATTGGAAAATCAAAATAA gGCTCTGAGAAGTCTTTCCGGTCTTTTGAACGATATGCATAATGTTAATAGTATGGATAGAAGAATACAAAACAAAGTGGATAATCATTGGGGTCAAATAGCCACACAGATTAATAGACTTAAAATGTTTAAA GAAAACATACTACCCGTCTATCAAAATAAACTGTCTGAATTGGAATCTAACTTGGCGAATGAAAATCAGTCATTAAATAAATCGTTGATCATAGATAACGGGCAAATGAGAGTTTTCGAAGCGTTCAGTCCAATTCCCGTGATGCAGAAGGAATGCATCAACGAGACCACTATCATGGAGCATAAAAAGCTGAAGAAAATATGCAGTTCTTCGAATGGGAACAGAAACCTCGACAGTATATCTAATGTGTCGATGAGCGATATCAGCACATGGTTTGGAAACg ATGTTGAAAGTGAAAAATCAAACGTTAAAGATGTAAATGTAAAGATTGCAAACAAGCAAACGTATCCGATGGGACCGTCTACGTCTGAAGATAAATTTAACGCTGATATTGAAAGTGTCACAACgtctaataataaaatgaaggaATTAAATGCTGATTTGGACAGTGTGCTCGATAGACTGCAAACTATCTTGGCGAATAATTTTGCATTggatg AGGCGTGTTTTGATAATGCTCAACTGCAAGAAACTGCCAACGAGATGGAAGGTCTTCTCGGAACGTTGATACGAGGCGTAGAACAGCGTAGAACAATCAAAGGAGATAAAATTTAA
- the Mccc2 gene encoding methylcrotonyl-CoA carboxylase subunit 2, with product MHKLTKCLRKATPLFRHYHHSVMSSNCDVNSQLFKENRQAMLALIDGLRQNTAQASEGGGQKSKKQQKDRGKLDARSRLELLADPGSDLLELSALAGPPASAGVLTAVARVHGRPVVVVANDPSVKGGTYFPITVKKHLRAQEIAQQCRLPCVYLVDSGGAHLPDQANVFPDRDHFGRIFYNQANMSALGIPQVSVVLGSCTAGGAYIPAMSDESVIVRNQGTVFLAGPPLVKASTGEEVTAEQLGGADLHCRVSGVTDHYAQDDEHALHIARNIVQNLTWPDMSATNEALLEDVEEPLYDPEELYGIVGTNLQRPFDMREVIARIVDGSKFQEFKELYGETVVCGFSKLYGKPVGILGNNGVLQSEGALKGAHFIELCAARKIPLIFLQNITGFMVGRDAEAGGIAKNGAKMVTAVSCFKGPKLTVIVGGSYGAGNYGMCGRAYSPNFLYMWPNARISVMGGPQAAGVLCQVARDKAAREGKSWGDEQEVAIRKPLEEQFEKEGAPSFSTGKLWDDGVLDPACTRRALGLSLAAALNAPFPDPKFGIFRM from the coding sequence ATGCACAAGCTAACGAAATGTCTGCGAAAGGCCACGCCGCTGTTCAGACATTACCATCACTCGGTAATGAGCAGCAATTGTGACGTAAACTCGCAGCTGTTCAAAGAAAACCGACAGGCAATGCTGGCGCTGATAGACGGGTTGAGACAGAATACGGCCCAGGCCAGCGAAGGTGGCGGACAGAAGTCCAAGAAACAACAGAAGGACAGAGGAAAGTTGGACGCTCGAAGCAGATTGGAATTGCTCGCCGATCCAGGCTCAGACCTCCTCGAATTGAGTGCTCTAGCTGGACCTCCTGCTAGTGCCGGAGTATTAACAGCCGTAGCCAGGGTCCACGGAAGGCCGGTAGTAGTCGTAGCTAATGATCCTTCGGTCAAAGGAGGCACTTATTTCCCAATTACAGTTAAGAAGCATTTGAGAGCTCAGGAGATTGCTCAACAGTGTCGTCTGCCTTGTGTTTATCTTGTCGACAGTGGGGGAGCTCATCTGCCAGACCAGGCTAATGTATTCCCGGATAGAGACCATTTCGGTAGGATCTTCTACAACCAAGCTAACATGTCCGCTCTGGGTATACCTCAAGTTTCGGTCGTGCTCGGCTCTTGCACAGCGGGAGGTGCTTATATTCCTGCCATGTCTGACGAGAGCGTGATCGTGCGCAATCAAGGCACTGTATTTTTGGCTGGTCCACCTCTAGTTAAAGCTTCAACAGGTGAAGAAGTCACCGCTGAACAGTTGGGAGGGGCTGATTTACATTGTCGCGTATCCGGAGTTACAGATCATTACGCGCAAGACGACGAGCACGCTCTTCATATAGCTAGAAACATAGTTCAGAATTTAACCTGGCCTGATATGTCGGCAACTAATGAAGCTCTACTCGAAGATGTAGAAGAACCGCTTTACGACCCAGAAGAATTGTATGGAATAGTAGGTACGAACCTGCAAAGACCTTTCGACATGCGAGAGGTCATTGCAAGAATTGTCGATGGTAGTAAGTTTCAAGAGTTTAAAGAATTGTATGGAGAGACTGTTGTGTGTGGATTTTCTAAACTGTATGGAAAACCGGTGGGTATTCTGGGGAACAATGGCGTGTTGCAATCGGAGGGTGCTTTGAAAGGTGCCCACTTTATAGAACTATGCGCAGCCAGGAAGATCCCTCTTATCTTCTTGCAAAACATCACCGGTTTCATGGTGGGCAGAGATGCGGAAGCTGGCGGAATAGCCAAGAATGGAGCCAAGATGGTGACGGCGGTCAGCTGTTTCAAAGGACCTAAGCTAACTGTGATCGTAGGCGGCAGTTACGGAGCTGGTAACTATGGTATGTGCGGTCGAGCGTACTCTCCCAACTTCTTATACATGTGGCCTAATGCCAGGATATCAGTGATGGGAGGTCCTCAAGCTGCTGGAGTACTTTGTCAAGTGGCAAGAGACAAAGCAGCAAGGGAAGGTAAAAGTTGGGGCGATGAACAAGAGGTAGCTATTAGAAAGCCTCTGGAAGAACAATTCGAAAAAGAGGGAGCCCCTTCGTTTAGTACAGGAAAACTTTGGGATGATGGAGTTTTGGATCCAGCTTGCACAAGACGAGCTTTAGGTTTAAGTTTGGCAGCTGCTCTGAATGCACCGTTCCCTGATCCTAAATTTGGCATATTCAGAATGTGA